ACGGCATATTCTCAACAAAAATAAAACTGTCAGCAGCATGCAGTTTTGCTGTAACATTTTATTTCTCTGCCTAAGGTAGTATTTAATTTCTCTGTCGGAAAATTTTCTATGCGCTGAGCATTACAAATTTATTGCCTCTCATGTTTGCATCATGTGTAGGAGCTTGCTTACCAGTACGCTAAGAAAGGGGCGTGCCTTTCGCTGGTGGCCCGGAGGAAGCACGCGCTGGAGGGCGTCGCCGCGGCCACCCGGGAACGCGGCGCGCCGGACGTTCTCGTCGTTCCGGCCGACGTCTCCGACCCGGAGCAGTCGAGACGCGCCGTCGAGGAAACCGTCGCTCACTTCGGCAAATGTACGCTATGTACCCTGTCTTTAGATTATCTCTCCATTTCCTGCTGCTTCAGCAGCAACTGGATATATGCTCCCTCGTCTTCTGAACTTGAGTCTTGTCTGAccatcaccgtgttcggctggtctaCAGCCCTCCAGCCCTACAATATttctctctcacaccactccagctccagccaccagccaccagccaggtaacaatatttttctctcacaccactccagctctagtctccagctccagcctgccgaacacggtgCATGTCTGCATCGCTGCATCTGGGCCATCAGTGAACCATCTGGTCGCCAATGCCGGGGCCTGGTCCATCTCCTTCTTCGACGAAATCACCAACATAACTGCGTTCACCAAAATGATGGTAATCCAATCGAGTGCGATGTGAATGAATTCAACTGTTCAAGCGGTAACGTATATATGGTGATGTTTTTGGCATGCTTCTATACATCACGGACGTGAACTTCTGGGGCTCTGTCTACCCAACCTACTACGCCCTGCCACACCTCAAGGCCAGCAGGGGAAAGCTCATCGTGTCTTCCTCCATAGCGGCGACGGCGCCTACAATGTAAGCAACCGAGAAACAATTAATACTCTCGTCGCCTGAAAGAAGTTTATATCTCAGCCGATCATCGATCACCTAATGCTAATTATGGCTTCTGAATATTGAAATTTGCCTGTAACAACAGGCCACCAAGGCAGCACAGGTCAGGTTCTACGAGACGCTGAGATCCGAGCTTGGCTCGGAGGTTGGCGTGACGATACTGACCGCCGGGTTCGTGGAGTCAGAGATGACCAAGGGCAAGGCGATCCAGAGAGACGGCGAGGTCGCCGTCGACGAGGAGGCCAGAGATGTAAGTTGTAACAGGGACAGATTCAGTGTTTCAGTCAACGAACACAGCTTCCAACCTCCAAACTGTTTCACTGATgagcaaataaataaaaattccTCTAATTGGTCTGCAGGTGCAGATCGGGGTGTTCCCCGTGGCCCGTGTCGAGAAGCTGTGCGAGGCGGCCCTGAACATCATCCGGAGAGGCGACTGGTACGTGACATGGCCGTCGCTGTACCTGACGCTGCCGCTGATCGCCTGCCTCGCCCCCGAGGTCTTGACCTGGCAGTCCTACGCTCTGTACAACGCCAAGAAGGGGACCCCGCCGCTGAGCCAGAGGATGCTGGACGCCACCGGAGCCAAACGGTTCTACCCGCCGTCGCTCCGGAGCCATCCAGGCATCAAGACGGACAAGACTGGTGATCAAAGGGAAGAAGATGATGCAGCGTCAAATGTGTAGTGTAGCGAGCCACGCACTCTTTTGTGGTGAAGGAAAGTGCTCAGGAAAGGCTGCAATGGCTGTGTTTCCCAGGGTTTAATTAAAAGTATAGAATTCAAGAGTGACTGATCGAGTGAGGACTGAGGAATGGTGCTGCCATGAACTGCTAGCTGGGGTGTTGCTGTGGCAAAAAGAGAGATAATCCTTTAATTTTAAATTGATTGCCCGAACAATTGAGCCCAACCCTAACTCCATCTCACTTTGGAGCAGCCAAAACTCTGATCTGTATTCCATATGCACGCAAGATTCAAGAATGCAGAGCCAATCGTGGATTTCGGCCTAACCCATGTCAGAGTTGAGCCCAATCGCGCCCATGGCCTAAGTTCGGTGTCAGCCCAACGACCAATATGGATTTGGGCTTATTTAATTTAGGGAAAAGTCTATTTTTGGACCTTGAACTATCATGATAGTCCGATTTTGAACCCtaaactacgaaaccggacatctcACACCCTTTAACTAACCAAACCGTGCAAAATACCCCCTCGAGCTAAAACCAGACCGGTATTGCTATGACGTGGCAGCGGTTTTGTGACGTGGCTGCCAGCCTGGCGACTCTCTCTCCCCacgtctctttctctctctctcctccctgcttctcctccgccggcgagcggccCAGCCTCCTCCCAGCGGCCGTCCCTGCGCCCGTATCCGCGCGCCGTGGCCGGCCACGCCCGCACTCGCGCCCGTGGCCGCCGGGGGCCGCGGCGGTGCATCGGGCGGGGGTCGGGGCATGGcgcggcgcccctcccctgcttcgcctccgccggcgagcgcccctcccctgcttccctccgcgcgcgcgaggcggaggagcggcggggcGAGGGTGGGCGagagggcggtggcgcgggcgggcAGGCGGACGGGACGGCGGAGCATCCTCCCCGctcctctctccccctccctgcgGCGCGGCGCAGCGGGCAGGCGGACGGGGCGGCGCGGTGCACGGCCAACGCGGGCGGGCAGCCGGCGCAGGCGAACTGCTGTCAcggcgggccaccggagcggcgcgagctcgagctcggctcgcgCGCGGGCGGAGCGTCGCAGGCGGGGCGAGGGAGGGCGGGCGGAGCGACGCGGACgctcctccctgctccctccttgcgcgcgaggcggaggagcggcggggcGAGGGCGGGCCACCGCCGATTCCACCGCCGATTCGAAGctcgccggggaggaggaggcccgccGCCGATTGGAAGCTCGCCGGGGAGGAGACCCGCCGCCGATTGGAAGCTCGCCGGGGAGCTCGCCCGCCCGCGGGCCGCAgaggcgcggaggaggcgccCCCCTGCCGGCGCCACGCTCCGccgtccgcgctcgccgccgagggagcaggggagggtcgccgcccggcgcccgcgcacggaggaggatggggagcagaggggccaccgccggagctcgggagggaggcggcgcaggggagggggaaggaggcCGCCGTGCCTGGCCCTCGCCGGCCTGGCTGCCGCGCAGCTCCGCAGGCCCGGGGGAGCGGGAGCGCaggggaggacgcggcggcgacgaggcggcggcggtggcggcgaggcagcGGCAGGCGCATGCGAACGGGTGACGCGGCAGGTGCTTGGCCCACCTCTCtgtgagagaaagagagaggagaggtgccACGTTGGATGGGTGACGTGGACAAAACCGGGTCGTTTCGGTTCGAGGGGGTAATCTGCACGGTTTTGAAGAGTTGAgggtgtaggatgtccggttttgtagttccgggttgaaaatcggactaaCGTGATAGTTAAGGGTTGAAAATTAGACTTTTTCTTTTAATTTAAAGCTAAGGGCCATCTTATATATTGTGGCGGAGCCCACCATGGATCAAATCTTTGAAGTTACACACGCGGGCGTGCACTTTTAGTAATCTACTTAGGGAGTGTTTAGATATGCTCAAATAGTGGTGCTAAAATTTAGTCCTAGATGTGCTAATGGGCTAAACATGAGCTAATGAGAGCTAATAGGCTCTAACGACCAAATTAATTAGCCATCATCTATGTGATTAGATCAGTAATTAGCCTGTATTTAGTCCTACTATTTAtctcttctctatctcttctctaCAACTAATAAAACCAAGAGGGCGACGGTACGTCGCGATACCGTCGCCTCCCCCCAGCCCGTCGTAGTCCCTCTGGGAATTTTGAGCCGTCCGATGCCTGGTTGCCGCTCGGatcttcctttctttccttGCGATATGAACGCCGCCGCTCTAGCCTGGTTGCCGCTAAGATCTTTTGACGCGCTTTCATCCTGCCGCAACTAATGTTCCGCAATCAGTGGGAGAAAACGAGGGCAGGAAAACGCGCACAGTTTGATTTTCATCGCGTGTGctcttgcggcggcggaggcggcgtcgtCCCTATCGTTTGTTTTGCGTGCATCAGATTTCATCACCATCGGAGGGAGGAGAGTGGACCTGCTGCACGGTCGATCCTGCATGTGCGTCTTGCTGGTCCCTgacccgccatggccaccgccacCCGAAGCTTCGGACTCACCGTCGACGACCCTCCCCCGTCCCTCCTCGACCTCCGACTGCAAAGACGGAACCCAGGTGGGCTACTCGTCCTCCCCGGCCTTTCCCCCACGCGAATCTGTCGCCGTGCCGCTGGGAACGGCCGCGCCACCGGCCCACCGCGATGGTCTACCTGCACCGCCGGTCCGCAAGCCATGCGCCGCCCCTACACGACCCTGTACCTGGTCGATCTCCTTCGTGTCCTTGCGCGGTCTgccacgcggccacgccgctgTGTGCGTCCGGTGGTTAGAGAGCTGGGTAGGGAGTCCTCTACTTCGCGGCTGTTGCCGGCCGCAGGTACGTTCTTACCATCAAATTCCTGATCGAACTGCAGCGCACAACAAACtcccacagcggcggcggccagtgcTCGATCGAGCCACCGAGGTCCTGATCGAACTCTAAGTAAGAGACCTCGCTCCTCCCGATGAAGAGACGATCAGGTAATTGAGTTAAATGCTGTCGCATCACCTGTTTGCGAGCGGAACCTGTTGGTTTCCATTTCAAAAAAGGCCATTATTACGACTTTAATAACATGTGTTCATAGCTTTGCTATATAGGAGTATATGGACAGTTTTAACgtaataaaaaaatatcatgtaTATAGCAAAAAATTTTAGTATTTGTGTATTGCATTAGTTGTATTTTTGTTGCAcgcagcaacgcacgggcatactCCTAGTCATGTAAATAATTAAgtgggctaaagtttagcatctAGGATCCAATCAAACACAGGCGAGCACTTTTTATTTTGGCCCGCAATCCATGATGAAATTGCGTGGCGGCCGGCTGGCGGTTTTGGTATTTCCTTGGCGGTTTTTGTCCCTCAAGGTAATTTCATTTTGGTGTAGATTATAAGGTTTACTCATAAGTATTGATTTGTATACTGCGTGCTCGTGGTTTGTCCTTATAACCTAAAACAATCTGGACGTCTTGCTCTCCACTCCCGGTCCTTGCTCATTTTCTTCTAGATACCAGTAAAACAATGTTTTGATTAGAGAACTTATAGCAGTATGGCATTAGAGATAAAAATTGTCTAATGGCTTGCATTATTCTACCTATTTGTTAACACATTGTTGCTTGAATACATATATTGAGTTGCATATCTGAAAAgtcaaaagaattgcccggataAATACATCGAGATTGCCAAGTTCTTAACCATTATTAACTGGATAAATGCACTGAGTTGCCTATAGTAAAAGTGCTGAAATGCTTCTAGTAATTGATAAATTGCCTATATAAAAGTATTGAAAATGCTTCTACACAAAAATGCATATTGCAAAGTATTGAAATACTTATGTCGTTGAAATCCAAATGCAAATATCAATAATATCTCCACCAAACAACGTCAAAATCCCAAACGAGCACTGTGGATGCAAAAGGATTTGGGGGATGCGTGATATATGATAGCACCTGTGTGGATTTGCACTTTCAGATCCCTCCTCGAATCACCAAGGCCACGAGTGTCGTGCTGCTGCACCCTCGCGCACCACATCCGCATGAACTCACCTTGTCCTGATTTGCTCTTGCACACCTCGCCACAAAAAAAAGCCAACGAGGAGGAAGCCCCTAGGTCCGGGATACATAGATCTGCACATAGGGCCGgcggatccccccccccccccgcgtgaCCACAGCCGGTGGTGGGATGGCCGCTATATGGCAAGCCAATGCACCCTAACAGGAAGCACACGTGAGCAGGGGGTGGTGGTGTGGGGCGCGAGGGAGACGATCACGACTCAGGAGCATGCAGATCCAGGGTGAGGAGCATCTGGCAACCCGACAAAGACCATCAGCACGACCTGCAATGAGCTAGCATCCATGGCGACCTAGGGTTTGCAGGGTAGAGTGGGAAATAGAGAGGTGGGGGAAGATATGGGTGAGGGGGAAGAGGCCCGGGGCGACAACGGTGACCGGAGCTGGCCGAGAAAGGGGGCGacaagagggagagagggaggtagggggaggaggagggagagagaagaaacAGGCAAAATGGAGACTACTCATGCTAATTaattctcttgcgctttcgtcctcgcttcgcgcaaaaggatcGATTCGGAATTAATACGCTTCCcgggaccggctatttaagctggtctgtcTCTCCATCGGATTCCAGTATGGGACTAAACTGGAAATACTGTGCCGAGCTacagtaccccccccccccccccgtggtGCTACAGTAGCACACTACTACAGTACCGCAAATTCGGTCCATCCCAACATGGCCTATGGGCTTGATCTGTTACAGTCCCTCTCCTCCGCGGGGCGGCGACTCGAATCATTTATGGGCGCCGCATTGCCGCACCGGCGTGGGGCCTCAAGAAAGCGTGGCTTCCCCATAAAAGCATCATGATTACGGGGGAGCCGTGTACGTAGGTGGCGAGGAAGCCGGCTCGGGGGGACGAACCTCGGAGGTGCGTCCCATCAACTGGTGGTGAACGGTGGGGCGGGGCTCGCACCTGCCATCGCTCAATATGTTAAGACCACCCTGGGCAGTGGAAGTTGCGAACCGGGGGTGGGTAGTCGCACCATCTCGAGCGGCCACTAGCCTGGGGTAGGCCGGAGACAACCCGAGGCATCCCGAAGGGTCACCCTGGGAGTGTCAGGGAGGGTCCCACCGACGGCCGCCCCTGATAACCCTACAGCAGGACGGTGCCCCCCTCCACGGGCGGGCATTCAAACCAATGGACAGGTGTGCTCACCAAGCCACAAGCAGGCTATAAATAGAAAGGTAGTGAGACATGTAAAGAGATCAGATCCCTTAAGACCCATCGAGCTCAGAGGAGGAGAACGGATAAAGAGCCATCACACATACAGGACGTAGGGTCTTACGCCTCTAGGCGGTCTGAACCTATCTAAACCACCGTGTCCATCTCACTCCTCATTGAGAGAAATCTTACTGCATGTTACACCCTTAGCCGAATCTCTAAACAGGGGTTTCCACGAATTCCTGCTAGCTTTACTCACCCACGCACGGACAGctagagaggggaggggaggagaggaccagtagggaggagggggccgctGCGGCCGGCTCCTGCGCATCCCGGGAATCGAGGGGAGGGGAAGTGGAGGGGGAAtcgaggggagggggaggtgaAGGGGTAAGTGATGGGTGGCAACAGTCGAGTGGAGGGGAAGCTACGGTAGGGGAActgaggagggcggcggcgtggggaggGCCGCGTTGCTATGCCTGcgtagaggaggaggagacggggCAGGTGGTGCAGGGCGtgaagggagaggaagagagaaggatCTGGATGGGGGGAAATGAGATTGCAACTGCAGgaagaaggaaaaataatagggggtatgacccggcggtgatatccaccaccaccgccgggtcgtattacgaaccggcggtgatgtctGCTATCATCGCCAGTTCGAATCAAACTAGCGGTGATAACGTGTTTGCGATAATAGTTTCTATAGTAGTACTGTATGGATGCGGCCGTGCCAACTTGCAAACGCATAGCTGGCTTGAAACTAATCTTTACCTTCTTATATTATTGCTTTTCATGGGTCCGTCCCTGCTGGCCAACACAGTGGTGGCGATGACGATGCGGTAATCATCGAAATATTGGAAAGGAGGAAGGAGCTGATGGCGTGAGCCCCACCTAGCAGTGAGGGAAAATGAGCTGTTTAGAGAGCGTAGCTAAATCTTCGCCTCTAGAGGCTaggttttttttagataatggaaaagAACATCCGACTTCACCCTCCtcatcggggggggggggttagacCCACCTTATTACACGTAGTAGCAACCATACCATGTTCTCACGATACGATGAAAGCATACAACATTATTATTGAAAGACAATCTGTAAACTAAAAGGCCATCCATGGGGTGCGAAGAAACGAAGAGTC
This window of the Panicum virgatum strain AP13 chromosome 1K, P.virgatum_v5, whole genome shotgun sequence genome carries:
- the LOC120654602 gene encoding 11-beta-hydroxysteroid dehydrogenase A-like, with protein sequence MLIMATKAAQVRFYETLRSELGSEVGVTILTAGFVESEMTKGKAIQRDGEVAVDEEARDVQIGVFPVARVEKLCEAALNIIRRGDWYVTWPSLYLTLPLIACLAPEVLTWQSYALYNAKKGTPPLSQRMLDATGAKRFYPPSLRSHPGIKTDKTGDQREEDDAASNV